A genomic stretch from Glaciecola nitratireducens FR1064 includes:
- a CDS encoding EAL domain-containing protein — translation MNKDDSVIGELSEEELRELIPQLQNLTEKYKRAEKIQKALFEISELASSVSNLDRLYKAVHDIVSDFMNADNFFVAFFDPSDKNVDFAYFVDVFDEEEITQIPYERIMDGITGYILRSGKSLVVTQENQDTVTEETGIKMLGTPPVDLIGVPLKRSTEVIGAMVVQSYNEDVRYSQDDFEVLSFISQHIVTTVDRVKSREVTERTIRDRTKQLRSINDDLQEEILERQKIESLQTALFEISELSASLDDDVPRFYSKLHDILARLISAPNCFVAVLNKDKDKLNFPYFSDQLYDSVDERPLGLGLTEYIIRRGEASLIDNSKILALVEEGEVDVSVAQSMMEHNNSWLGSPLVIDGEVQGVIGVQTYGKLEDYDQKDLEILRFVSHHIAVAMERRRSAEALKEYNLQLTNKVQERTEELNKTNEYLKRQIEQRKEIELKLIHDAHHDALTDLPNRVMFNSRLELAIANKKRHPENQFAVLFIDLDRFKVINDTLGHHAGDEFLVEVSQRIALCKRGHDLLARLGGDEFVILLDNFEDIKAVEEVASRVINSVSMPFTLDGKEMFSGASLGIAHLDSSYMSADEVLRDADAAMYQAKSLGRGRYVTFDKSMREKLLEDIHLEAEFRKTLKNKGFDCVLQPVVKLDDESILYFECTLQWHNETFGKINREQFWQIADQCGMTLELNQFLLDGAIGLLSQWQSDPQYANHRIGVSLSVEHLMQRDLVNELIAHVKGSVFDASKLLLEFSESALSNRSQFILPAIKKLKRHGFGLILDNFGSGAASLNYLFSYPFEFIKIDERFIQSFTRSEKNLRFIESVILVAEKIGLIVIAEGISSKSKLEGLKGLGCEYGQGELLGQTILLDFVDDETQDEVVL, via the coding sequence ATGAATAAAGATGACTCGGTCATCGGTGAACTTTCTGAAGAGGAACTGCGAGAGTTAATCCCGCAACTTCAGAATCTTACCGAAAAATATAAGCGCGCTGAAAAAATTCAGAAGGCGCTTTTTGAGATCAGTGAACTAGCAAGTTCAGTGAGTAATCTCGATCGTCTTTATAAAGCGGTGCACGACATCGTCAGCGACTTCATGAACGCTGATAACTTTTTTGTTGCCTTCTTTGACCCAAGTGATAAAAATGTTGATTTTGCCTACTTTGTTGATGTCTTCGATGAAGAGGAAATTACACAAATTCCTTACGAACGCATCATGGATGGTATTACCGGCTATATTCTCAGAAGTGGGAAAAGTTTGGTAGTTACCCAAGAAAATCAAGATACAGTTACTGAAGAAACAGGCATAAAGATGCTAGGAACGCCTCCTGTGGATCTCATTGGTGTTCCTCTGAAGCGCAGTACTGAGGTGATTGGCGCCATGGTGGTGCAGAGCTATAATGAAGATGTACGCTATAGCCAAGACGACTTCGAAGTTCTTTCCTTTATCTCCCAGCACATTGTAACAACCGTCGACAGAGTCAAAAGTCGCGAAGTAACAGAAAGAACCATCCGCGACCGTACCAAACAGTTACGCAGTATTAACGACGACCTACAGGAAGAGATACTCGAAAGACAAAAAATCGAGTCCTTACAAACCGCTCTATTCGAAATATCTGAATTGTCGGCATCACTTGACGATGATGTTCCGCGTTTTTATTCAAAATTACACGATATTCTTGCGCGCCTAATTAGCGCCCCGAACTGCTTTGTTGCCGTGTTAAATAAGGATAAAGACAAGCTGAATTTTCCCTATTTTAGCGACCAACTATATGACTCAGTCGACGAGCGCCCATTAGGCTTGGGTTTGACCGAATATATTATTCGTCGCGGTGAAGCCTCACTTATCGACAACTCAAAGATCCTAGCTTTAGTCGAAGAAGGTGAAGTTGATGTTTCGGTCGCACAAAGCATGATGGAACATAACAACTCTTGGTTAGGTTCACCCCTAGTGATCGACGGTGAAGTACAAGGCGTTATCGGGGTGCAGACCTATGGTAAACTCGAAGATTATGACCAAAAAGATTTAGAGATTTTGCGTTTTGTTTCTCACCATATTGCGGTGGCAATGGAACGCAGAAGAAGCGCAGAGGCGCTGAAAGAGTATAACTTGCAGCTGACGAATAAGGTGCAGGAACGTACTGAAGAATTAAATAAGACAAACGAGTACCTGAAAAGACAAATAGAACAGCGTAAAGAAATTGAATTAAAACTCATTCATGACGCCCATCACGACGCATTAACGGATTTACCCAATCGTGTAATGTTCAATAGCCGCCTGGAGCTCGCTATTGCTAATAAAAAGCGTCATCCTGAAAATCAATTTGCCGTTTTGTTTATCGATTTAGACCGATTCAAAGTGATTAACGACACCCTCGGTCACCACGCTGGCGATGAGTTTTTAGTTGAAGTTAGTCAGCGCATTGCCCTATGTAAACGAGGCCACGATCTATTGGCTAGATTGGGCGGTGACGAGTTCGTTATTCTGTTAGACAATTTCGAAGATATCAAAGCCGTTGAAGAAGTTGCTTCGCGTGTTATCAACTCAGTATCAATGCCATTTACGCTGGACGGTAAAGAAATGTTCAGTGGAGCAAGCCTAGGTATTGCTCATCTTGACAGCAGCTACATGTCAGCCGATGAAGTATTGCGCGATGCCGATGCTGCGATGTATCAGGCTAAAAGCCTTGGTCGCGGTCGATATGTGACCTTTGATAAAAGCATGCGTGAAAAGTTACTTGAAGATATTCATCTTGAAGCTGAGTTTCGCAAGACGCTTAAAAACAAAGGCTTCGACTGCGTGTTGCAGCCTGTAGTTAAGCTAGATGACGAATCTATATTGTATTTTGAATGTACACTACAGTGGCACAACGAAACATTTGGTAAAATAAATCGCGAGCAGTTTTGGCAAATTGCAGATCAATGCGGTATGACCTTAGAGCTAAACCAATTCTTATTAGATGGCGCGATCGGTTTACTTAGTCAGTGGCAAAGCGATCCTCAATATGCAAATCATCGCATAGGCGTTAGCTTATCAGTAGAACACCTCATGCAAAGAGATCTTGTTAATGAGTTGATTGCGCATGTGAAAGGCAGTGTATTTGATGCTAGTAAGCTGCTCCTGGAATTTTCTGAGAGTGCACTTAGCAATCGTTCACAGTTCATATTGCCTGCTATTAAGAAATTAAAGCGCCATGGCTTTGGTCTTATCTTGGACAACTTTGGCAGTGGTGCAGCATCTTTAAATTACTTATTCTCTTATCCGTTTGAGTTTATAAAAATTGATGAACGTTTCATTCAATCTTTCACCCGCTCTGAAAAGAATTTACGCTTTATAGAGTCGGTTATTCTAGTTGCCGAGAAAATAGGCCTGATTGTTATTGCTGAAGGTATATCAAGCAAAAGCAAACTTGAAGGGCTCAAAGGCTTAGGCTGCGAATATGGTCAAGGTGAACTGCTAGGTCAAACTATTCTGCTCGATTTTGTTGATGACGAGACGCAAGACGAAGTCGTGTTATAA
- a CDS encoding c-type cytochrome codes for MKFRVLASLFVSALFFVSVNAQETTNDDIAQRIKPVGKVHVAGAAPAAAVGPRTGKQIYDGACVACHTSGVLGAPKLQVAADWQPRLDQKGFDQVWKNAITGINAMPAMGTCGDCSDDDIKAAIEYMIEGI; via the coding sequence GTGAAATTTAGAGTACTAGCGAGTCTTTTCGTATCAGCGTTATTTTTCGTCAGCGTGAACGCACAAGAAACAACTAATGATGATATTGCACAGCGTATTAAGCCGGTCGGTAAGGTACATGTAGCAGGTGCAGCACCGGCAGCAGCCGTTGGTCCGCGTACCGGCAAACAAATATATGATGGCGCTTGTGTAGCATGTCACACATCTGGTGTTTTAGGTGCTCCAAAGCTTCAAGTTGCCGCTGATTGGCAGCCGCGCTTGGACCAGAAAGGCTTTGACCAAGTTTGGAAAAATGCAATCACTGGGATTAATGCAATGCCGGCAATGGGTACTTGCGGTGATTGTTCAGATGACGATATAAAAGCGGCAATCGAATACATGATCGAAGGTATTTAA
- a CDS encoding SWIM zinc finger family protein, whose amino-acid sequence MPDSSPILQLQKLAGRRTFDKGEMLYFQEAVHRFTKNQLIITAIVQEIQEFTVKLSIVEGEYEGSCNCSDSEGFDFCKHCVAVALTDISREAELEVLQEGDEIQRITGYIESMSEAEAKAILLKQITNDIDQTEQWVLFADVSNGKINKKALTDIINKALPLREVWRQNRVKTYFETAIEKFNRLISILHKLPTDPAFELIQTALLRYNKALTKIKDDKGYRLKVEITLVQAFATFVGELNWTPQRKVSFLLSLYHQPFSNFSLPSIYKKFVKNQPELVTLFIEKLVNLESQYEQKDSLTIQIDKTLDETHELILNDLALFYAEGGTGASNENQIKLIECKHKLATNVNEYIELAELCVTLGRKDEARKYITEIENHKLNYRQESKLLALSANTQEQLDDIDSALELHWSAYQRSLEAKDFQAVLSLLKASDKKNEVDVQYWFEKAQALLIEQLQETDKQDPLFELYLACGKSDIAINEAQDVNLSNELLHQIAKLGITIQPDLGFALYRRLIRTYPKNTDSQGYETAITLLKELKSALKSKKQHQAFDFLISELSFDFKQKRKFIALLQGQFGL is encoded by the coding sequence ATGCCAGACAGCAGCCCAATTTTACAGTTACAAAAGCTTGCCGGAAGACGCACCTTCGACAAAGGCGAAATGCTGTATTTTCAAGAGGCAGTGCATCGCTTTACCAAAAACCAATTAATAATAACGGCTATTGTTCAAGAAATTCAGGAGTTTACGGTTAAACTTTCTATTGTTGAAGGTGAATACGAGGGCAGTTGTAACTGTTCCGACTCCGAAGGATTCGATTTCTGTAAACATTGTGTTGCAGTCGCCCTCACCGATATTTCTCGCGAAGCGGAGCTCGAAGTGCTGCAGGAGGGAGATGAAATTCAGCGAATTACGGGCTATATCGAAAGCATGTCCGAAGCTGAAGCGAAGGCAATATTGTTAAAACAAATAACGAATGACATTGATCAAACAGAACAATGGGTGCTGTTTGCCGACGTTAGTAATGGAAAAATAAATAAAAAAGCCTTAACCGATATTATTAATAAAGCCTTGCCTTTGCGTGAAGTCTGGCGTCAAAACAGAGTCAAAACTTACTTTGAGACGGCGATAGAAAAATTTAATCGGCTAATTTCGATATTACACAAATTACCTACAGACCCAGCATTTGAGCTAATTCAAACGGCGCTGCTTCGATACAACAAAGCATTAACCAAAATTAAGGACGATAAGGGATATCGACTTAAAGTTGAAATAACCCTCGTGCAAGCTTTTGCAACCTTTGTCGGTGAGTTAAATTGGACACCACAGCGTAAGGTAAGCTTTTTGCTGTCGCTTTATCATCAGCCGTTTTCAAACTTTTCTTTGCCTTCCATTTATAAAAAGTTTGTTAAAAACCAGCCTGAGCTAGTGACATTGTTTATAGAAAAGCTAGTCAACCTTGAGAGCCAGTATGAACAAAAAGACAGTCTTACTATTCAAATTGATAAAACCTTAGATGAAACTCATGAGTTGATACTCAACGATTTGGCTCTTTTCTATGCAGAGGGCGGAACGGGAGCCTCAAATGAGAATCAAATTAAGTTGATTGAATGCAAGCATAAACTTGCCACTAATGTTAACGAATACATAGAGCTAGCGGAGTTATGCGTTACCTTAGGTCGTAAAGACGAAGCCAGAAAGTACATTACTGAAATAGAAAATCACAAACTCAACTATAGACAAGAAAGTAAATTGTTAGCGTTGAGCGCAAATACACAAGAACAGCTGGATGATATAGACTCTGCGCTTGAATTACATTGGTCTGCGTATCAACGTTCTCTCGAGGCTAAAGATTTTCAAGCAGTGCTTAGCTTACTCAAGGCATCCGATAAGAAAAATGAAGTAGACGTTCAGTATTGGTTTGAAAAAGCCCAAGCGTTGTTAATTGAGCAGTTGCAGGAAACTGACAAGCAGGATCCCTTATTTGAGCTTTATTTGGCTTGTGGTAAAAGTGATATCGCCATAAACGAAGCTCAAGATGTTAATTTGTCGAATGAGTTACTGCATCAAATTGCGAAGTTAGGTATCACTATACAACCTGATTTAGGTTTTGCTCTATATCGCAGACTGATTAGAACCTATCCAAAAAATACTGATTCGCAAGGCTATGAAACGGCAATTACTTTATTAAAAGAACTAAAATCCGCGCTAAAGAGTAAAAAACAACATCAAGCTTTTGATTTTTTAATTAGTGAACTCAGTTTTGATTTTAAGCAAAAACGAAAGTTTATTGCACTGTTGCAGGGACAATTTGGCCTGTAA
- a CDS encoding dienelactone hydrolase family protein produces MTEQNKARETQLRPDQIPQQAFDWYDEYAHGDINRRTFMTRLGSLSVAGLSLGLISSALIPDYAKAEQISFNDPSIKATYAEFDSPKGHGKGNGYLVTPSDLSGKAPTVLVVHENRGLNPYVKDVARRLAKIGFIAFAPDALSPLGGYPGNDDDGRAMQRSLDRDKIEQDFMAAATWLKQHEKGTGKLGVVGFCFGGYISNLLAATMPNDINAAVPYYGTPASAELQKQVQGPILIHFGEQDARVNATWPAYEEVLKASKAKYETHFYAGAQHGFHNDSTSRYSPEDAELSWQRTTAFFKKHLA; encoded by the coding sequence ATGACAGAACAAAACAAAGCCAGAGAAACACAGCTCAGACCGGACCAAATTCCGCAGCAAGCATTCGATTGGTATGACGAATATGCTCACGGTGACATTAACCGTCGTACTTTTATGACGCGATTAGGCTCACTCTCGGTAGCAGGCTTGTCACTCGGCCTGATTTCCAGCGCCCTGATCCCCGATTACGCTAAAGCCGAACAAATTAGCTTTAACGACCCTAGTATAAAAGCCACTTACGCAGAATTTGATTCGCCAAAGGGTCATGGTAAAGGCAATGGCTATTTGGTTACCCCAAGTGACTTAAGCGGAAAAGCCCCTACGGTTTTGGTCGTGCATGAAAATCGCGGTTTAAATCCGTATGTAAAAGACGTTGCTCGTCGACTCGCAAAGATTGGTTTTATCGCATTCGCTCCAGATGCACTTTCCCCATTGGGAGGCTATCCGGGTAATGATGACGATGGGCGTGCAATGCAGCGCAGCCTTGACCGTGACAAAATCGAACAAGATTTCATGGCAGCAGCAACATGGTTGAAGCAACATGAAAAAGGCACAGGAAAGTTGGGCGTAGTCGGTTTTTGTTTTGGAGGCTATATCAGCAATTTGCTCGCTGCAACAATGCCAAACGATATCAACGCAGCGGTACCGTATTACGGAACGCCAGCGAGTGCTGAATTACAAAAGCAGGTTCAAGGCCCTATATTAATTCATTTTGGTGAGCAAGATGCTCGGGTTAATGCTACTTGGCCAGCTTATGAAGAAGTACTCAAGGCCAGTAAAGCCAAGTATGAAACGCATTTTTATGCAGGTGCCCAACATGGCTTCCATAATGACTCAACAAGTCGTTATAGCCCAGAGGATGCTGAGCTATCTTGGCAGAGAACGACTGCGTTTTTCAAAAAGCATTTAGCGTAA
- a CDS encoding NCS2 family permease → MITRFLDKTFELSQHATTVKTEIIAGLTTFAAMSYILIVNPSILGLSGMPVAGLITVTALAACLGTLLMAWLTNYPVALAPGMGLNAFFAFTICLSRDIPWEAALGIVFYNGILFLLLTLSGLRQKIANAIPASLKIGVQCGIGLFIAFIGLKNAGLIVDNPATFVSLGDLSQPAVLLAFLGIIFTIILVIRKVTGAILISILTLTIIGLFIPTESGYLTATPEGIIGLPAPITDTFFAMDLQYPIVNFATTWDLIFALMFVNMFDTIGTLIGVSKRAKLVDSNGNLPKMGRAMTADAAAGVVGAALGTSPVTSYVESAAGVSAGGRTGLTAIVVAICFLLALFLSPLMLVIPIMATTPALVMVGIFMMDSIKELEFSDLASVATATIALMAMPLTFSISEGIALGFITYVGIKVGTGEYKRVSLITYFMAAVFLLRYILDLK, encoded by the coding sequence ATGATCACCCGCTTTTTAGACAAAACGTTTGAGCTAAGTCAGCATGCAACAACAGTGAAGACTGAGATCATTGCGGGCTTAACAACGTTCGCCGCCATGTCCTACATATTGATCGTCAACCCAAGCATCTTAGGTCTTAGCGGCATGCCGGTTGCAGGCTTAATTACCGTTACGGCTTTAGCGGCATGCTTAGGCACATTGCTAATGGCGTGGCTAACCAACTATCCCGTAGCCCTAGCGCCAGGAATGGGCCTGAATGCCTTTTTCGCTTTTACGATTTGCTTAAGCCGTGACATTCCATGGGAAGCAGCACTTGGCATCGTTTTTTACAATGGCATATTGTTTTTACTACTGACTCTCTCTGGCTTGCGGCAAAAAATTGCGAATGCAATTCCCGCTTCGCTCAAAATTGGCGTACAGTGCGGGATTGGCCTATTTATCGCCTTTATTGGTTTAAAAAATGCGGGGCTTATTGTCGATAACCCTGCAACTTTTGTTAGCTTAGGTGACTTATCCCAACCAGCAGTCCTGTTGGCTTTTCTGGGCATTATTTTTACTATCATATTAGTAATAAGAAAAGTTACCGGGGCAATCCTGATCTCCATTTTGACGCTGACTATCATTGGCTTATTCATTCCAACCGAAAGTGGATATTTGACGGCCACTCCAGAGGGAATCATTGGTCTACCAGCACCTATTACCGACACATTTTTTGCCATGGACCTGCAATATCCCATTGTGAACTTTGCAACAACTTGGGACTTAATTTTTGCACTCATGTTTGTGAATATGTTTGACACCATCGGCACCCTGATTGGTGTATCGAAACGCGCAAAATTAGTAGACAGCAATGGGAATTTACCAAAAATGGGCCGAGCAATGACAGCCGACGCCGCAGCTGGGGTGGTTGGAGCTGCTTTGGGCACATCACCAGTGACAAGCTACGTTGAATCTGCAGCTGGCGTTTCTGCCGGCGGGCGCACAGGATTAACCGCGATTGTTGTCGCTATCTGTTTTTTGCTCGCATTGTTCTTGTCGCCACTTATGCTCGTCATCCCTATTATGGCAACAACGCCAGCGTTGGTGATGGTTGGTATTTTTATGATGGATTCTATAAAAGAACTGGAGTTTTCAGATTTAGCCAGTGTTGCCACAGCCACTATTGCGCTTATGGCAATGCCTTTGACCTTCAGTATTAGCGAAGGAATTGCACTAGGTTTTATCACTTATGTCGGAATTAAGGTCGGCACCGGAGAATATAAAAGAGTGAGCTTAATTACTTATTTTATGGCCGCAGTTTTTCTCCTGCGTTATATACTCGATTTAAAATAG
- a CDS encoding adenosine deaminase, giving the protein MSTDTKMSELKQLIQQLPKAELHLHIEGTLEPELMWRLAKKHDIALPFSSVEAIQEAYQFNNLQSFLDLYYQGADVLRDEDDFFELMWAYLCQCQQQNIVHTEIMFDPQTHTERGIGYNVFMPGFAKAIEKAKAELGVSVYLILSFLRHLSEDSAIQTLQEAKPFYSMITAVGLDSSELGNPPSKFTRAFAQAASQGFKLVAHAGEEGPPEYVWEAINLLKVDRIDHGVRSIEDPILMAYLKEHQVPLTVCPLSNLKLCVVDDISQHNIVDLLNDGLRVMVNSDDPSYFGGYLNENFFALVDKLSLNKEDAVKLISNSFSASFLPDKQKQIWLTRIQQIAQD; this is encoded by the coding sequence ATGAGCACTGACACTAAAATGAGCGAACTTAAGCAGCTAATTCAACAGTTACCTAAAGCTGAGCTGCATTTGCACATTGAGGGTACACTCGAGCCCGAATTAATGTGGCGTTTAGCAAAAAAACATGACATTGCTTTGCCATTTTCCAGCGTTGAAGCAATTCAAGAGGCATATCAGTTTAATAACCTACAAAGTTTTCTCGATCTCTATTATCAAGGCGCTGATGTGCTGCGTGATGAAGATGATTTCTTCGAGCTAATGTGGGCATATTTGTGTCAATGCCAGCAACAAAACATTGTACATACTGAAATAATGTTCGACCCGCAAACGCACACTGAAAGAGGGATTGGCTACAATGTGTTTATGCCAGGATTTGCAAAAGCAATTGAAAAAGCAAAAGCGGAGCTTGGCGTGTCTGTTTACCTTATTCTTTCATTTTTGAGGCATTTAAGTGAAGACAGCGCTATCCAGACTTTGCAGGAAGCGAAACCTTTCTATTCGATGATTACCGCAGTTGGTTTGGATAGCTCCGAGTTAGGTAATCCGCCGTCGAAATTTACACGGGCGTTCGCTCAAGCTGCATCGCAAGGCTTTAAGCTAGTTGCTCATGCTGGAGAAGAGGGTCCACCAGAATATGTTTGGGAGGCGATCAATCTGCTTAAAGTAGACCGTATTGATCATGGCGTTCGAAGCATTGAAGATCCTATATTAATGGCGTATTTAAAAGAGCATCAAGTGCCGTTAACAGTATGCCCGTTGAGCAATCTAAAGCTGTGTGTTGTTGACGATATCAGCCAACATAATATTGTAGACCTATTAAATGATGGCTTGCGGGTAATGGTTAATTCAGATGACCCTTCGTATTTTGGTGGTTATTTAAATGAAAATTTCTTTGCATTAGTGGACAAACTTTCACTGAATAAAGAAGACGCTGTTAAACTCATCAGCAATAGTTTTAGCGCGAGTTTTTTGCCAGATAAGCAAAAGCAAATTTGGCTAACGCGTATTCAACAGATCGCCCAAGATTAA
- a CDS encoding 5'-methylthioadenosine/S-adenosylhomocysteine nucleosidase, whose product MGRAEIWPREFPNTEKWTAIVAAYEPEIKAIDYAIGKVETAKIDEVISIKGVKYQLGTYKGEKIVIFTTGISVANAAMTMQMALDYFPIDKVVMMGIAGAVNPAFEPGDIAIPERWYYHDESVYVNPDPNRDEGFVLPGYYNEASARHKARAKIDPFAPNYKNFGYQFPREVAIVKDGVETPQKMPYFSVSANLLALAKKALTNVDTIKMPSGKPIQVRIGGNGVTGSVFADNAKYRQWLQDVFNAQVTEMESAAVGQVCFVNNVEWIVIRSVSDLAGGQKGQNDENVFSAIASGTGTKLLMALLDEIVSAKVKAKDIK is encoded by the coding sequence ATTGGCAGAGCAGAAATTTGGCCTCGTGAATTTCCAAACACTGAAAAATGGACTGCGATTGTTGCTGCATATGAACCCGAAATTAAGGCCATTGATTACGCAATCGGGAAAGTCGAAACAGCTAAAATTGACGAAGTCATCAGCATTAAAGGTGTGAAATACCAACTAGGAACATACAAGGGCGAAAAGATTGTTATCTTTACTACAGGCATTAGCGTTGCCAATGCTGCCATGACCATGCAAATGGCGCTCGATTATTTCCCTATCGATAAAGTTGTCATGATGGGTATTGCGGGTGCAGTAAATCCTGCCTTTGAGCCCGGAGATATTGCGATCCCTGAGCGATGGTATTATCACGATGAGTCCGTTTATGTGAATCCAGATCCTAATAGGGACGAGGGTTTTGTTCTTCCTGGTTATTATAACGAGGCTTCTGCACGGCATAAAGCCAGAGCTAAAATTGACCCATTTGCGCCTAATTATAAAAACTTTGGTTATCAGTTTCCAAGGGAAGTAGCCATCGTAAAAGACGGTGTCGAAACACCGCAGAAAATGCCTTATTTTTCGGTTTCTGCGAACCTTTTAGCACTTGCAAAAAAGGCCTTAACAAATGTCGATACAATAAAAATGCCGTCAGGAAAACCCATACAAGTTAGGATTGGAGGGAACGGTGTAACGGGTTCTGTATTTGCAGATAATGCAAAATATAGACAATGGCTACAAGACGTTTTCAATGCTCAAGTGACAGAGATGGAATCAGCGGCCGTTGGCCAAGTTTGTTTTGTGAATAACGTAGAATGGATTGTTATTCGTTCAGTCAGTGATTTAGCCGGTGGTCAAAAAGGTCAGAATGATGAAAATGTATTCAGTGCAATTGCGTCAGGAACAGGCACTAAACTACTAATGGCGCTATTGGATGAGATTGTTAGTGCGAAGGTAAAAGCAAAAGACATAAAATAA